One Camelina sativa cultivar DH55 chromosome 3, Cs, whole genome shotgun sequence genomic window carries:
- the LOC104777647 gene encoding protein PELOTA 1-like, with translation MERLVCFLPLRHSLGEVIHAPNVMNMIKDTKAAKEVKALNDFHTMLSNDADRACYGTKHVEVAHERMAIQTLLITDELFRNSDVKTRKQYVNLVESVKHSGGELLYFL, from the exons ATGGAGAGACTCGTGTGCTTCCTCCCTTTGAG ACATAGCCTGGGTGAGGTTATCCATGCTCCCAACGTGATGAATATGATCAAAGATACAAAAGCAGCAAAAGAG GTCAAAGCTCTCAACGATTTCCACACCATGCTTTCAAAt GATGCAGATCGTGCATGCTATGGAACAAAACACGTGGAAGTTGCTCATGAACGAATGGCAATCCAAACACTTCTCATTACGGACGAGCTTTTCAG GAATTCTGACGTGAAAACAAGGAAGCAGTATGTGAATTTGGTGGAGTCGGTGAAACATTCGGGAGGAGAGCTTTTATATTTTCTGTGA